Proteins encoded within one genomic window of Cyprinus carpio isolate SPL01 unplaced genomic scaffold, ASM1834038v1 S000006759, whole genome shotgun sequence:
- the LOC109056131 gene encoding protein EFR3 homolog B isoform X2: MYGVCGCCGALRPRYKRLVDNIFPEDPEDGLVKANMEKLTFYALSAPEKLDRIGAYLSERLSRDVARHRYGYVCIAMEALDQLLMACHCQSINLFVESFLKMVRKLLEADKPNLQILGTNSFVKFANIEEDTPSYHRSYDFFVSRFSEMCHSNYEDPDIRTKIRMAGIKGLQGVVRKTVNDELQANIWDPQHMDKIVPSLLFNLQSGEGTESRSPSPLQASEKERESPAELTERCFRELLGRSAYGNIKNAVTPVLMHLDNHSLWEGKTFAVRCFKIIMYSIQSQHSHLVIQQLLGHLDANSKSSATVRAGIVEVLLESAAIAASGSVGPTVLEVFNTLLRHLRLSVDYELTGSYDRINIGTKIIKEHEERQLQEAVIRTIGSFANTLPTYQRSEVMLFIMGKVPIPGMHPTLPSTGSGPEGNRMIQVMLLKSLRQVTCGFQTTNMLTALPNSFLDPLLSFALLEDAEIRLLVLEILVSLIDRHDNLPKFSTISIISDISVLKLKVDKCSRQDNLFMKKHAQHLYRHIYLCSKEQSSMQPHFEKLYSLLALISMELANEEVVVDLIRVALALQDLALSSEEMLPVYNRCAIHALSSAYLNLISQLTTVPAFCQHVHEVIEMRQKESPYLLPEDVFIENPKIPKTLEKLEGELLFQQAKITEVLGGSGYNTERLATPYVPQFTDEDRLSKRKSVGETISLQVEVESRNSPEKEERTPAEEITFETLKNTIVDSVGVEEQEKERRRQVVEKFQKAPFEEIAAHCGARATMLQSKLNQIFEITIRPPPSPSGTITSGYGQTQSRSVPVYEMKFPDLCVY; this comes from the exons ATGTATG ggGTGTGTGGTTGTTGTGGAGCGCTGAGGCCACGCTACAAGAGACTGGTGGACAACATCTTCCCTGAAGACCCAGAG gatGGATTGGTAAAGGCCAACATGGAGAAGCTGACTTTTTACGCTCTGTCAGCTCCAGAGAAGTTGGATCGGATCGGGGCGTACCTGTCTGAGAGACTGTCTCGTGATGTAGCTAGACACCGTTATGG GTATGTGTGTATTGCGATGGAAGCCCTTGACCAGCTGCTAATGGCCTGCCACTGTCAGAGTATCAACCTGTTTGTGGAGAGTTTCCTGAAGATGGTGCGGAAACTCCTGGAGGCAGACAAACCCAACCTGCAAATCCTGGGAACAAACTCT TTTGTGAAGTTTGCTAACATCGAGGAGGACACCCCCTCGTATCATCGCAGTTACGATTTCTTTGTGTCACGGTTTAGTGAGATGTGCCATTCCAACTATGAGGACCCCGACATCCGCACCAA AATCCGAATGGCTGGAATTAAAGGTCTACAGGGAGTAGTGAGGAAGACCGTAAACGATGAGTTGCAGGCAAACATCTGGGACCCTCAGCACATGGACAAGATTGTCCCCTCACTGCTCTTCAATCTGCAGTCTGGTGAAGGCACAGAGAG TCGCTCTCCCTCCCCGCTGCAGGCcagtgagaaggagagagaaagccCAGCCGAGCTGACAGAGCGCTGCTTTCGGGAACTGCTGGGCCGTTCCGCCTATGGCAACATCAAGAACGCAGTCACCCCTGTGCTTAT GCATCTTGATAATCACTCGCTGTGGGAAGGCAAAACATTTGCAGTGCGCTGCTTTAAGATCATCATGTACTCCATTCAG TCCCAGCATTCTCATCTGGTCATCCAGCAGCTCTTGGGCCATTTGGATGCCAACAGTAAGAGCTCAGCCACAGTGCGTGCTGGGATAGTGGAGGTCCTTCTGGAGTCAGCTGCCATCGCTGCCAGTGGCTCTGTTG GCCCCACAGTGTTAGAGGTTTTCAACACGCTGCTCCGGCATCTGAGGCTTAGTGTGGACTATGAGCTCACTGGATCCTACGACCGTATTAACATCGGCACCAAAATAATCAAAGAGCATGAGGAGAGACAGCTACAGGAAGCTGTCATCAGAActatcg GCTCATTTGCAAACACGTTACCAACATACCAGCGTTCTGAGGTGATGCTCTTCATCATGGGGAAGGTCCCTATTCCAGGAATGCATCCCACGCTGCCCTCTACAGGCTCAGG GCCTGAGGGCAACCGAATGATCCAAGTCATGCTGTTGAAGTCCTTGAGACAG gTCACATGTGGTTTCCAGACGACCAACATGCTGACAGCTCTGCCAAACTCCTTTCTGGACCCACTGCTGTCATTTGCTCTGCTAGAAGATGCAGAAATTCGACTGTTGGTGCTGGAAATACTGGTCAGCCTTATTGATCGCCATGACAACCTCCCCAAGTTCTCCACCATCAG TATCATCTCTGATATCTCTGTGCTTAAACTCAAAGTGGACAAGTGCTCACGTCAAGACAACCTCTTCATGAAAAAG CATGCCCAGCACCTGTATAGACACATCTATCTGTGCAGTAAGGAACAGAGCAGCATGCAGCCTCACTTTGAGAAGCTGTACTCACTCCTGGCCCTCATCAGCATGGAGCTGGCCAACGAAGAGGTGGTGGTGGACCTAATCCGTGTGGCGCTCGCTCTACAG GACTTGGCTCTGAGCAGTGAGGAGATGCTACCGGTGTATAACCGCTGTGCTATTCATGCTCTGTCCTCTGCTTACCTCAATCTCATCAGTCAGCTCACCACAGTGCCAGCGTTCTGCCAGCACGTTCATGAG GTGATTGAAATGAGACAAAAAGAAAGTCCTTACCTGTTACCTGAGGATGTCTTCATTGAAAACCCAAA GATTCCTAAGACACTGGAGAAGCTGGAAGGAGAGCTGTTGTTCCAACAGGCCAAGATAACTGAGGTTCTTGGAGGAAGCGGCTACAACACTGAGCGACTAGCTACACCTTATGTCCCACAGTTCACAG ATGAGGACCGGCTGTCAAAAAGAAAGAGCGTTGGAGAAACAATATCTCTGCAGGTGGAGGTAGAGTCCAGAAACAGTCCAGAGAAAGAGGAG AGAACACCAGCTGAAGAAATCACATTTGAAACACTAAAAAACACCATCG TGGATAGTGTAGGCGTGGAGGAACAGGAGAAGGAACGCAGGAGACAGGTGGTTGAGAAGTTCCAGAAGGCCCCCTTTGAGGAAATAGCTGCCCACTGTGGTGCCAGA GCTACGATGCTGCAGAGCAAACTTAATCAAATCTTTGAAATCACGATCAG GCCTCCTCCCAGTCCGTCTGGAACCATCACATCAGGTTACGGCCAAACCCAGAGTCGCTCTGTCCCCGTTTATGAGATGAAGTTCCCGGACTTGTGCGTTTACTAG
- the LOC109056131 gene encoding protein EFR3 homolog B isoform X1, whose protein sequence is MTGVCGCCGALRPRYKRLVDNIFPEDPEDGLVKANMEKLTFYALSAPEKLDRIGAYLSERLSRDVARHRYGYVCIAMEALDQLLMACHCQSINLFVESFLKMVRKLLEADKPNLQILGTNSFVKFANIEEDTPSYHRSYDFFVSRFSEMCHSNYEDPDIRTKIRMAGIKGLQGVVRKTVNDELQANIWDPQHMDKIVPSLLFNLQSGEGTESRSPSPLQASEKERESPAELTERCFRELLGRSAYGNIKNAVTPVLMHLDNHSLWEGKTFAVRCFKIIMYSIQSQHSHLVIQQLLGHLDANSKSSATVRAGIVEVLLESAAIAASGSVGPTVLEVFNTLLRHLRLSVDYELTGSYDRINIGTKIIKEHEERQLQEAVIRTIGSFANTLPTYQRSEVMLFIMGKVPIPGMHPTLPSTGSGPEGNRMIQVMLLKSLRQVTCGFQTTNMLTALPNSFLDPLLSFALLEDAEIRLLVLEILVSLIDRHDNLPKFSTISIISDISVLKLKVDKCSRQDNLFMKKHAQHLYRHIYLCSKEQSSMQPHFEKLYSLLALISMELANEEVVVDLIRVALALQDLALSSEEMLPVYNRCAIHALSSAYLNLISQLTTVPAFCQHVHEVIEMRQKESPYLLPEDVFIENPKIPKTLEKLEGELLFQQAKITEVLGGSGYNTERLATPYVPQFTDEDRLSKRKSVGETISLQVEVESRNSPEKEERTPAEEITFETLKNTIVDSVGVEEQEKERRRQVVEKFQKAPFEEIAAHCGARATMLQSKLNQIFEITIRPPPSPSGTITSGYGQTQSRSVPVYEMKFPDLCVY, encoded by the exons ggGTGTGTGGTTGTTGTGGAGCGCTGAGGCCACGCTACAAGAGACTGGTGGACAACATCTTCCCTGAAGACCCAGAG gatGGATTGGTAAAGGCCAACATGGAGAAGCTGACTTTTTACGCTCTGTCAGCTCCAGAGAAGTTGGATCGGATCGGGGCGTACCTGTCTGAGAGACTGTCTCGTGATGTAGCTAGACACCGTTATGG GTATGTGTGTATTGCGATGGAAGCCCTTGACCAGCTGCTAATGGCCTGCCACTGTCAGAGTATCAACCTGTTTGTGGAGAGTTTCCTGAAGATGGTGCGGAAACTCCTGGAGGCAGACAAACCCAACCTGCAAATCCTGGGAACAAACTCT TTTGTGAAGTTTGCTAACATCGAGGAGGACACCCCCTCGTATCATCGCAGTTACGATTTCTTTGTGTCACGGTTTAGTGAGATGTGCCATTCCAACTATGAGGACCCCGACATCCGCACCAA AATCCGAATGGCTGGAATTAAAGGTCTACAGGGAGTAGTGAGGAAGACCGTAAACGATGAGTTGCAGGCAAACATCTGGGACCCTCAGCACATGGACAAGATTGTCCCCTCACTGCTCTTCAATCTGCAGTCTGGTGAAGGCACAGAGAG TCGCTCTCCCTCCCCGCTGCAGGCcagtgagaaggagagagaaagccCAGCCGAGCTGACAGAGCGCTGCTTTCGGGAACTGCTGGGCCGTTCCGCCTATGGCAACATCAAGAACGCAGTCACCCCTGTGCTTAT GCATCTTGATAATCACTCGCTGTGGGAAGGCAAAACATTTGCAGTGCGCTGCTTTAAGATCATCATGTACTCCATTCAG TCCCAGCATTCTCATCTGGTCATCCAGCAGCTCTTGGGCCATTTGGATGCCAACAGTAAGAGCTCAGCCACAGTGCGTGCTGGGATAGTGGAGGTCCTTCTGGAGTCAGCTGCCATCGCTGCCAGTGGCTCTGTTG GCCCCACAGTGTTAGAGGTTTTCAACACGCTGCTCCGGCATCTGAGGCTTAGTGTGGACTATGAGCTCACTGGATCCTACGACCGTATTAACATCGGCACCAAAATAATCAAAGAGCATGAGGAGAGACAGCTACAGGAAGCTGTCATCAGAActatcg GCTCATTTGCAAACACGTTACCAACATACCAGCGTTCTGAGGTGATGCTCTTCATCATGGGGAAGGTCCCTATTCCAGGAATGCATCCCACGCTGCCCTCTACAGGCTCAGG GCCTGAGGGCAACCGAATGATCCAAGTCATGCTGTTGAAGTCCTTGAGACAG gTCACATGTGGTTTCCAGACGACCAACATGCTGACAGCTCTGCCAAACTCCTTTCTGGACCCACTGCTGTCATTTGCTCTGCTAGAAGATGCAGAAATTCGACTGTTGGTGCTGGAAATACTGGTCAGCCTTATTGATCGCCATGACAACCTCCCCAAGTTCTCCACCATCAG TATCATCTCTGATATCTCTGTGCTTAAACTCAAAGTGGACAAGTGCTCACGTCAAGACAACCTCTTCATGAAAAAG CATGCCCAGCACCTGTATAGACACATCTATCTGTGCAGTAAGGAACAGAGCAGCATGCAGCCTCACTTTGAGAAGCTGTACTCACTCCTGGCCCTCATCAGCATGGAGCTGGCCAACGAAGAGGTGGTGGTGGACCTAATCCGTGTGGCGCTCGCTCTACAG GACTTGGCTCTGAGCAGTGAGGAGATGCTACCGGTGTATAACCGCTGTGCTATTCATGCTCTGTCCTCTGCTTACCTCAATCTCATCAGTCAGCTCACCACAGTGCCAGCGTTCTGCCAGCACGTTCATGAG GTGATTGAAATGAGACAAAAAGAAAGTCCTTACCTGTTACCTGAGGATGTCTTCATTGAAAACCCAAA GATTCCTAAGACACTGGAGAAGCTGGAAGGAGAGCTGTTGTTCCAACAGGCCAAGATAACTGAGGTTCTTGGAGGAAGCGGCTACAACACTGAGCGACTAGCTACACCTTATGTCCCACAGTTCACAG ATGAGGACCGGCTGTCAAAAAGAAAGAGCGTTGGAGAAACAATATCTCTGCAGGTGGAGGTAGAGTCCAGAAACAGTCCAGAGAAAGAGGAG AGAACACCAGCTGAAGAAATCACATTTGAAACACTAAAAAACACCATCG TGGATAGTGTAGGCGTGGAGGAACAGGAGAAGGAACGCAGGAGACAGGTGGTTGAGAAGTTCCAGAAGGCCCCCTTTGAGGAAATAGCTGCCCACTGTGGTGCCAGA GCTACGATGCTGCAGAGCAAACTTAATCAAATCTTTGAAATCACGATCAG GCCTCCTCCCAGTCCGTCTGGAACCATCACATCAGGTTACGGCCAAACCCAGAGTCGCTCTGTCCCCGTTTATGAGATGAAGTTCCCGGACTTGTGCGTTTACTAG